The Dethiosulfovibrio peptidovorans genome includes the window TATAGCAATGAACGTAGAAAAAGGAGCCGCTTTGAACGAGGGCGACTCCTTTTCCTTTTACCGACACCGATGGTATAGTTATTCAAAGGATCACGTCTTGGCGAGGAGGTGGTGTCGTGGGAAACTCGATCGATGTTTTTCCTGTCTCTTTTTCCAGAGACGATGTAGTTGCCGGGGAGTCGCACGGGTTGAAAAAATCGTTGCTGGAAGAACTGCGTTTCCCTTTAGATCGCATACGGGATCGATACAACCGGCGAGAGTTGATCCATCCTGATCCTCTGGAGTTTTTGTGGGAGTATCCAGAACTCGGGGATCGGGAGATCGTTGGACTGGTGGCATCGTCTCTGGCCTATGGTCGGGTTGTCCAGATTTTGAAAAGCGTCAGGCAGGTGCTGGATACCATGGGCCCATCGCCCCGCTCCTTTGTCTTGGGCGGAGACGAAGAGCTTTGGAGGCGCTGTTTCAAGGGGTTCTGTCATCGTTTTTCCAGAGCCCACGAGTTGGTGACTCTTCTGGGGGGCGTTCGGAGGCTTTTAGTTTGTCACGGTTCCTTAGACGAGGCTCTGGCAGCGCATCTTCGAAAAGACGGTGCGCTTTTGCCCGCTTTAAGCGCCTTCGTGAGGGACTTGGTTGGCGAAGAGTGCAATTCTCTCCTGCCGTCTCCGGCGAGGGGAAGCGCCTGTAAGCGATTGATGCTGTATGTGCGGTGGATGGTTCGTCAGGATGACGTGGACCCTGGGGGGTGGTCGTGCCTTGCCCCTGGGGATCTGATAATTCCATTGGACACCCACATGCACAGAGTATCCCTCGCCCTGGGACTGACCCGACGACAAGCTGCGGACTTGAAGACGGCTTTAGAGGTGACGCGAGCCTTCGGGGAGCTGGATCGCTCCGATCCTGTTAAATATGATTTTGCCCTGACGCGTTTTGGTATTCGGTCGGATATGACTCCCGACCAGATTCGCGTTTTTTTTCAAAAGGAGAGTTGAAAGTGGATCGTATACTTTGGGACTGCGATTTTGTCGCTGTCGACATAGAGACGACGGGGCTATCGCCCCGTTGGGATCGGATCGTGGAGATAGGAGCTCTGCGGTTTTCGCCTGGAGTGGAGGTAGAGGGTTTTGAGACCTTTGTAAATCCGGGACGGGCCATTCCTCCCGGGGCGATGGCTATTCACGGCATTACCGATGAGATGGTGGCGAATGCGCCGCCTCTGGATCGTGTTGTTCACGATCTGGCGGTTTTTTTGGGGGATGCCCCTTTGGTTTTTCACAACCCTGCCTTCGATCTGGGGTTTCTCGATCAGGTCATGGAGGACGTTGATCCTGCGTGGCGAACCAGGGTTGTTTTCGATTCCTGTGAGTTGGCTCGAAAGGCCTTTCCCGAGGCAAAAAAGTACAGCTTGGTGGCTCTTGCCCATACATTGGGGTTGGAGGGATCAGCCCATCATCGGGCCCTGGGCGACTGTCAGTATTGTGCTGCCTTGTTCCATCGAATCCTGGAGGTTGTCGATGGTCTTCGATGCATGCTCCTGAGGGATCTGGCGGAGGAATATCGGTATCGACCCTAGCGAAATCTCTTCGGTGTTTTTAGGTTTTGTAAGGACTTAAGGTTATATAAAATAGAATTTATGCCTCAAATTGATCGAATGAGCATCGATTTTTCTCCTCTGGCGTTCACGATTGATGATGGTGATTTTGGGTTTGACGGGTTGTCTCAATGCCGTCCATCAAGTCCATTCAGATGTTCATGACAACTAAATTAACTTGGAAACATGTGTGTCTTTTAACTGTTCCGTTTACCTTTATCCATTTTATTGCTGAAGGTGTTCCCGTCTTTTTTGACTAGCCGCTTAAGTATAGCTCTGATGAAAG containing:
- a CDS encoding DNA polymerase III subunit epsilon, producing the protein MKVDRILWDCDFVAVDIETTGLSPRWDRIVEIGALRFSPGVEVEGFETFVNPGRAIPPGAMAIHGITDEMVANAPPLDRVVHDLAVFLGDAPLVFHNPAFDLGFLDQVMEDVDPAWRTRVVFDSCELARKAFPEAKKYSLVALAHTLGLEGSAHHRALGDCQYCAALFHRILEVVDGLRCMLLRDLAEEYRYRP
- a CDS encoding TIGR02757 family protein, which encodes MKKSLLEELRFPLDRIRDRYNRRELIHPDPLEFLWEYPELGDREIVGLVASSLAYGRVVQILKSVRQVLDTMGPSPRSFVLGGDEELWRRCFKGFCHRFSRAHELVTLLGGVRRLLVCHGSLDEALAAHLRKDGALLPALSAFVRDLVGEECNSLLPSPARGSACKRLMLYVRWMVRQDDVDPGGWSCLAPGDLIIPLDTHMHRVSLALGLTRRQAADLKTALEVTRAFGELDRSDPVKYDFALTRFGIRSDMTPDQIRVFFQKES